From Trueperella pecoris, a single genomic window includes:
- a CDS encoding shikimate kinase, whose product MSAIFLVGASGTGKSAIVSALGEAGWTVADVDLAVATRVGLTVADLYLLVDPEERRVRIAEAIGELLDDIEADPSGSWALAIPSAALGESLEAEGPFAGTRDRLRAAGEVVHLTADLSTLVTRNGLIGPRSTAVVMPRKEFRAMLERRTPIYDAVSTATYDTTASTPAVAAEEIVSLLGAGSG is encoded by the coding sequence GTGAGTGCGATCTTCCTCGTCGGAGCGTCCGGCACGGGCAAGTCGGCGATCGTCAGCGCGCTGGGCGAGGCGGGCTGGACGGTTGCCGATGTTGACCTCGCCGTCGCTACACGGGTGGGCCTGACAGTCGCGGATCTCTATCTGCTAGTTGATCCGGAGGAGCGTCGGGTGCGGATCGCCGAGGCTATCGGAGAGTTACTCGATGATATCGAGGCCGATCCGAGCGGTTCGTGGGCTCTTGCGATTCCCTCCGCGGCGCTCGGAGAGTCTCTCGAGGCCGAGGGCCCGTTTGCGGGCACCAGGGACCGCCTTCGAGCCGCCGGTGAGGTTGTGCATCTGACCGCGGACCTGTCCACGCTCGTGACGCGCAACGGCCTGATCGGCCCGCGGTCAACGGCGGTGGTTATGCCGCGTAAGGAGTTCCGCGCGATGCTCGAGCGCCGCACGCCTATTTACGACGCCGTCTCCACCGCCACGTATGATACAACGGCTTCCACTCCGGCCGTCGCGGCCGAGGAGATCGTTTCCCTCTTAGGGGCGGGATCAGGCTAG
- the aroB gene encoding 3-dehydroquinate synthase: MGARAIFIGMPGAGKSTVGRRVAAALGLEFRDSDELIAQRAGRSVETIFATDGEDVFRELEADAVEWAVEEFDGILALGGGAVLHERTRRLLAGQHVVLIEATDEELVRRVSRSRTVRPLLREDPQAGILRLRRQRSTLYHGVASYVVLSDARPVSRVVDEVVSHLKNPYARIGVGGSEEYDVVIGSGLASEVVRLAATKAAAFVVYGKDVEQYAQPIITELRIADVPTASFGVPRGEDCKSTDVLLDGWRAAGEARLGRDGVVIAIGGGATTDLGGFLAASWLRGVAVIQVPTTLLAMVDAAVGGKTGINSEHGKNMIGAFHPPLGVFCDVYTLASLDREELRAGMGEVAKCAMIADTEIGRIIDRSADPFGGEDLFELISRSVQVKAEVVSADLRESGRREFLNYGHTLAHAIELHSHYSVRHGEAVAVGCVFAAALSEAAGVGRRGLVEHHRALLSKLGLPTTYAGASREELLQIMGSDKKVRDGKLRFVVLRDLGAPEILLAPTHDQLSRAFEAVGL; this comes from the coding sequence ATGGGTGCCCGCGCTATTTTCATCGGCATGCCCGGCGCAGGTAAATCCACGGTGGGTAGGCGGGTAGCCGCGGCTCTGGGACTCGAATTTCGCGACTCGGACGAGCTGATTGCCCAGCGTGCGGGCCGAAGCGTCGAGACAATCTTTGCCACTGACGGCGAAGACGTCTTTCGTGAGCTGGAGGCGGATGCGGTCGAGTGGGCTGTCGAAGAATTCGACGGAATCTTGGCGCTCGGCGGTGGGGCCGTCCTTCATGAGCGCACGCGCCGCTTGCTCGCCGGTCAGCACGTTGTCCTGATCGAGGCGACGGATGAGGAACTCGTGCGCCGCGTGAGCCGGTCGCGTACCGTCAGGCCGCTGCTGCGCGAGGATCCCCAGGCCGGAATTTTGCGCCTTCGCCGCCAGCGCTCGACTCTCTATCACGGCGTTGCTAGCTATGTTGTGTTGTCAGATGCGCGGCCGGTTTCGCGGGTTGTCGATGAGGTGGTGAGTCATTTGAAGAATCCTTATGCCCGCATTGGCGTGGGCGGTAGCGAAGAGTATGACGTTGTCATTGGTAGCGGGCTCGCCTCCGAAGTGGTACGGCTCGCGGCAACCAAGGCGGCCGCGTTCGTCGTCTACGGCAAAGACGTGGAGCAGTACGCGCAGCCGATTATCACGGAGTTGAGAATTGCGGACGTGCCGACCGCGTCGTTCGGCGTGCCTCGTGGCGAGGACTGCAAGAGCACCGATGTCCTTCTTGACGGGTGGCGCGCGGCCGGCGAGGCACGCCTGGGCCGGGACGGGGTGGTGATCGCGATTGGCGGGGGAGCCACGACCGACCTTGGCGGTTTTCTCGCCGCTTCGTGGCTGCGCGGCGTCGCCGTCATCCAGGTGCCGACGACGTTGCTCGCCATGGTTGACGCCGCCGTCGGGGGAAAGACCGGGATCAATTCCGAGCACGGTAAGAACATGATCGGGGCGTTCCACCCGCCGCTGGGCGTGTTCTGCGACGTCTATACCCTGGCATCCCTCGACCGCGAGGAGCTGAGGGCCGGCATGGGGGAGGTCGCCAAGTGCGCGATGATTGCCGACACCGAGATCGGCCGCATCATTGACAGATCCGCCGACCCGTTCGGCGGCGAGGACCTGTTCGAGCTGATTTCCCGCAGCGTGCAGGTCAAGGCTGAGGTGGTGAGCGCGGATCTGCGCGAATCCGGCCGGCGCGAGTTTCTCAACTATGGCCACACTCTCGCCCATGCTATCGAGCTGCACTCTCACTATTCAGTGCGTCACGGCGAAGCGGTGGCGGTTGGATGTGTCTTCGCGGCCGCGCTATCGGAAGCTGCTGGGGTGGGACGGCGCGGGCTGGTCGAGCACCACCGGGCGCTCCTGAGCAAGCTCGGGCTGCCGACGACGTACGCGGGCGCGAGCCGCGAGGAACTCCTTCAGATCATGGGCTCGGATAAGAAGGTCAGAGATGGCAAGCTTCGCTTCGTCGTTCTGCGGGATCTGGGCGCACCCGAAATTTTGCTGGCGCCCACGCACGATCAACTTTCGCGGGCCTTCGAGGCGGTGGGCCTGTGA
- the aroC gene encoding chorismate synthase, which produces MIRWSTAGESHGRALVALLEGMPAGVAVTSGDIEHALWRRRLGYGRGSRQKFERDELTILSGLRHGSTLGSPIALEIGNSEWPKWETVMSPDPVAPEALLIDAGTGDEREVSRNKPLTRPRPGHADLVGMNKYGFDSARPVLERASARETAARVAVGELAKQLLRQAAGVEIVSHVVGVGQVRAPEGIGLPRPADVAALDECDVRQLDSGLAQSLRDEIDRAKADADTLGGVVEVVAWSVPQGLGTHVSGADRLDARLAGALMSIQAVKGVEIGDGFATAARRGSMAHDEMSRKGGRIARETNRAGGIEGGMSNGEPVVVRLAFKPISTVPRALRTVDTQTGEPATALHQRSDTTAVVPGAVIAEAMVALVLAQALVEKFGGDSLAEIQRNLRAWWQSIPEVRR; this is translated from the coding sequence ATGATTCGTTGGAGCACAGCAGGGGAATCGCACGGGCGCGCGTTAGTCGCTCTTTTGGAGGGCATGCCAGCGGGCGTGGCGGTCACCAGCGGGGACATCGAGCACGCCCTATGGCGGCGGCGCTTGGGATACGGACGCGGCTCGCGGCAGAAGTTTGAAAGAGACGAGCTGACGATCCTGAGCGGGCTTCGCCACGGCTCGACTCTTGGATCGCCCATCGCCCTCGAGATCGGCAATTCCGAATGGCCGAAATGGGAGACCGTGATGAGTCCCGATCCGGTGGCACCGGAGGCACTGCTGATCGATGCCGGCACGGGCGATGAACGTGAGGTCTCACGAAACAAGCCGTTGACGCGGCCGCGGCCGGGGCACGCGGACCTCGTGGGGATGAACAAGTACGGATTCGATTCGGCGCGCCCGGTCCTCGAGCGGGCATCGGCCAGGGAGACGGCGGCTCGGGTCGCGGTGGGCGAGCTCGCCAAGCAGCTGCTTCGCCAGGCCGCCGGCGTGGAGATCGTTTCCCACGTGGTCGGGGTCGGCCAGGTGCGTGCGCCCGAAGGCATTGGCCTTCCACGGCCGGCGGATGTCGCCGCGCTTGATGAATGCGACGTCCGCCAGCTCGATTCGGGCCTCGCGCAGTCGTTGAGGGACGAGATTGATCGCGCGAAGGCGGATGCTGACACACTCGGCGGCGTCGTCGAGGTGGTCGCATGGTCGGTGCCCCAGGGCCTTGGCACACACGTCAGCGGCGCCGATCGACTCGACGCGCGCCTGGCTGGCGCCCTGATGTCCATTCAGGCGGTCAAGGGCGTTGAGATCGGCGACGGCTTCGCAACGGCCGCCCGCCGCGGCTCGATGGCCCATGACGAGATGAGCCGCAAGGGCGGGCGGATCGCACGTGAGACGAACCGCGCCGGAGGAATCGAGGGCGGAATGTCCAATGGCGAGCCTGTGGTGGTTCGCCTCGCGTTCAAGCCAATCTCGACCGTTCCCCGCGCGTTGCGCACGGTGGACACGCAGACGGGGGAGCCGGCTACCGCGCTCCATCAGCGGTCTGACACGACCGCCGTGGTACCGGGCGCGGTGATCGCCGAGGCGATGGTGGCGCTCGTGCTCGCACAGGCTCTGGTCGAAAAGTTTGGTGGGGATTCCCTCGCCGAGATCCAACGTAACCTGCGGGCGTGGTGGCAGTCGATCCCTGAGGTGCGCCGCTGA
- the mltG gene encoding endolytic transglycosylase MltG — translation MSELFDQLPNAQAKRQAAAERARQRRRRKLRTMVVTFVAVALLAMSSVIAWPHVKTLLDLSGTAAADYEGEGSGEVIVTIPEGSTGRDIAQILLSNRVVASERAFIDAFNNDKRAASIQAGSYKLKQNMSAVSALAGLLDPDSRAEISVTIPEGFTAAQISARLVKVMGYDAADVDKVLADPAAIGLPQEAGGKVEGWLSPVTYTFAPDTTPKEALSAMVSQRVSELNSMGLPREKWQRTIIVGSIVEREVNWPDYYGQVARVIENRLTDTSQVNGRLQMDSTVLYGVGKSGGVPTKEEIEADTPYNTYRNAGLPPTPISNPSAAVIAASANPPQGDWLYFVTVNLETGKTKFANNLDEHNTYVGELRQWVADHPGQAQSSGASGR, via the coding sequence GTGTCTGAGCTTTTTGATCAACTCCCTAACGCTCAAGCCAAGCGCCAGGCGGCCGCTGAGCGCGCCCGGCAGCGTCGGCGTCGTAAGCTCCGCACGATGGTCGTGACCTTTGTGGCGGTCGCGCTCCTGGCCATGTCCTCGGTGATCGCGTGGCCCCACGTCAAGACTCTCTTGGACCTGAGCGGCACGGCCGCGGCGGATTACGAGGGCGAGGGCTCAGGGGAGGTCATCGTGACCATCCCCGAGGGCTCAACGGGTCGGGACATCGCCCAGATTCTTTTGTCGAACCGCGTGGTTGCCTCCGAGCGCGCGTTCATCGATGCGTTTAATAACGACAAGCGTGCCGCCTCCATCCAGGCGGGCTCCTACAAGCTTAAGCAGAATATGTCGGCGGTGTCGGCGCTGGCCGGTCTGCTCGATCCCGATAGCCGGGCTGAAATCTCCGTGACCATTCCGGAGGGCTTCACCGCAGCTCAGATTTCGGCGCGGCTGGTGAAGGTCATGGGATACGACGCGGCCGACGTCGACAAGGTTCTCGCCGATCCCGCCGCCATCGGCCTCCCGCAGGAGGCGGGCGGTAAGGTGGAGGGCTGGCTCTCGCCGGTGACCTACACCTTCGCCCCCGATACGACGCCGAAGGAAGCGCTCTCGGCGATGGTCTCGCAGCGCGTGAGCGAACTGAACTCGATGGGGCTACCGCGTGAGAAGTGGCAACGGACGATCATCGTCGGCTCGATCGTCGAGCGCGAGGTCAACTGGCCCGACTATTACGGCCAGGTCGCCCGCGTCATTGAAAATCGGCTGACGGACACCTCGCAGGTTAACGGACGCCTCCAGATGGATTCGACCGTCTTGTACGGGGTGGGCAAGTCCGGTGGTGTGCCGACGAAGGAAGAAATTGAGGCCGACACCCCCTACAACACCTACCGCAACGCCGGTCTTCCTCCCACGCCGATCTCGAACCCGAGCGCGGCCGTCATTGCTGCCTCTGCAAATCCGCCTCAGGGCGATTGGCTGTACTTCGTGACCGTGAACCTTGAAACGGGCAAGACGAAGTTCGCTAACAACCTCGACGAGCACAACACCTACGTCGGTGAGCTTCGCCAGTGGGTGGCTGATCACCCGGGCCAGGCGCAGTCGTCGGGGGCGAGCGGGCGTTGA
- the ruvX gene encoding Holliday junction resolvase RuvX, producing the protein MRIGVRFGIDVGAARVGVARCDAFGILATPVATLKSGRGDLDSVAKLVRESQALEVIVGLPLNMDGTEGKSAKMARRWAVRLSRKIAPVPVRMIDERLTTVQAHRQLHEAGRKEITHRSVVDQAAAVIILENALEQERVSGRAPGKLALAVEEERV; encoded by the coding sequence TTGAGGATTGGAGTACGCTTCGGGATCGACGTCGGCGCGGCGCGCGTCGGCGTCGCCCGATGCGACGCCTTCGGGATTCTCGCCACGCCGGTGGCCACGCTAAAAAGTGGACGCGGCGACCTCGATAGCGTGGCCAAACTCGTCCGGGAGTCCCAAGCCCTCGAGGTGATCGTCGGCTTGCCGCTGAACATGGACGGCACCGAAGGCAAATCGGCAAAGATGGCCCGCAGGTGGGCCGTGCGGCTCTCGCGCAAGATCGCACCGGTACCGGTGAGAATGATCGACGAGCGCTTGACGACAGTCCAGGCTCATCGTCAGCTTCACGAGGCCGGGCGGAAAGAGATCACCCACCGCAGTGTGGTCGACCAAGCGGCGGCGGTTATCATTCTTGAAAACGCGCTAGAACAAGAACGAGTAAGTGGTCGTGCGCCAGGGAAACTGGCGTTGGCTGTGGAGGAAGAACGTGTCTGA
- the alaS gene encoding alanine--tRNA ligase codes for MRTSEIRSRWLEYFRKHEHEIVDSVPLVSPDPSILFTIAGMVPFIPYIVGTEAAPFPRAASVQKCIRTNDIDNVGRTTRHGTFFQMCGNFSFGDYFKEGAIDLAFGLLTSPVDEGGYGLEKDRFWVTIWEEDEVSYNHLTKVIGLDPKHVVKLTREEIFWSTGQPGPAGGCAEIHYDRGPDFGPEAVGGNMDPGGDRYLEIWNLVFDEFLRGEGTGKDYPLLGKLDQTAIDTGAGLERIAYLLQGKKNMYEIDEVYPVIAATEELTGKKYGASEEDDVRMRIVADHVRSALMLIGDGVRPGNDGRGYVLRRLIRRAVRSVRLLGYDAVALPTLLPASMNVMKDSYPELERDFARISQIAYGEEDAFRRTLESGTQIFDVAVEKSKADGIVLPGQTAFTLHDTYGFPIDLTLEMAHEAGVDVDEEGFRALMQEQKDRARADAMAKKTGHVDASVYHKIEEQAGGGTHFLGYTDYSADGKVVAILKDGQPVPFAQAPAEVDVVLDQTPFWAEQGGQLADHGTISVAGGYLEVNDVQMPIKGLFVHRASLTEGSVAIDDAVFSQIDVDRREQIARAHTSTHMVHEVLREVLGREATQAGSENAPSRMRFDFRHGSQVSASELGAIEAEVNSKLQDNLAVTDQIMGLDEAKALGATALFGEKYGKEVRVVSIGGDWSRELCAGTHVGDTGEIGLVSILGESSIGSGVRRVEALVGRGAYAEGAKERALVSQLTSMTRVRAEELPEHIDALIAKLRKAEKDLETLRTERLASNLDGLLAARQDKNGIAVVAHDFGQDADSNQVRQLATQLRERLGQAPGVVALTAVAKGRPSIVIATNEAARERGAKAGKLVSIAAKILGGGGGGKDDMAQGGGQDPAKIREALDAVVAQIG; via the coding sequence ATGCGTACCTCTGAGATTCGTAGCCGCTGGCTCGAATATTTCCGTAAGCATGAGCATGAGATCGTTGATTCGGTGCCGCTCGTGTCCCCGGATCCGTCCATTCTTTTCACGATTGCCGGCATGGTCCCCTTCATTCCTTACATCGTGGGCACGGAGGCTGCGCCCTTCCCGCGTGCGGCTTCAGTGCAAAAGTGTATCCGCACCAACGACATTGACAACGTTGGTCGCACCACCCGCCACGGTACGTTCTTCCAGATGTGCGGCAACTTCTCCTTCGGCGATTACTTCAAGGAGGGTGCTATCGATCTTGCCTTTGGGCTGCTGACCTCTCCCGTTGACGAGGGTGGTTACGGGCTGGAGAAGGATCGCTTCTGGGTCACGATCTGGGAAGAGGACGAGGTTTCGTATAACCACCTGACGAAGGTGATTGGCCTCGATCCCAAGCACGTCGTCAAGCTCACCCGCGAAGAGATTTTCTGGTCCACTGGCCAGCCGGGCCCTGCCGGCGGTTGCGCCGAGATTCATTACGACCGCGGCCCGGACTTCGGCCCCGAAGCTGTGGGCGGCAACATGGATCCGGGCGGCGACCGTTACCTCGAGATCTGGAATCTCGTCTTTGACGAATTCTTGCGCGGCGAAGGCACCGGCAAGGACTATCCGCTCCTGGGCAAGCTAGATCAGACAGCGATCGATACCGGCGCCGGTTTGGAGCGCATTGCTTACCTTCTCCAAGGTAAGAAGAACATGTACGAGATCGACGAGGTATACCCGGTCATCGCCGCGACCGAAGAGCTTACGGGCAAGAAGTATGGCGCCAGCGAGGAAGACGACGTGCGTATGCGTATCGTCGCCGACCATGTGCGTTCGGCGCTCATGCTCATTGGAGACGGTGTACGCCCGGGCAACGATGGGCGCGGCTACGTCCTGCGCCGCCTGATCCGCCGCGCGGTGCGTTCTGTTCGTCTACTTGGTTACGACGCCGTGGCGCTGCCGACTCTTCTGCCGGCGTCGATGAACGTCATGAAGGATTCCTACCCGGAGCTTGAGCGCGACTTTGCGCGCATCAGCCAGATCGCCTACGGCGAGGAGGATGCCTTCCGGCGCACGCTCGAGTCCGGCACGCAGATCTTTGACGTTGCTGTGGAGAAGTCGAAGGCCGACGGGATCGTCCTGCCGGGTCAGACCGCCTTCACCCTTCACGATACGTACGGTTTCCCGATCGACCTGACGTTGGAGATGGCCCATGAGGCCGGCGTCGATGTTGATGAGGAGGGCTTCCGGGCGCTCATGCAGGAGCAGAAGGACCGTGCCCGCGCGGACGCCATGGCCAAGAAGACCGGTCATGTGGACGCCTCGGTTTACCACAAAATCGAGGAGCAAGCCGGCGGCGGCACCCATTTTTTGGGGTACACCGACTACTCGGCGGACGGCAAGGTCGTTGCTATTCTTAAGGACGGCCAGCCTGTGCCGTTCGCGCAGGCCCCGGCCGAGGTCGACGTCGTTCTCGATCAGACCCCCTTCTGGGCCGAGCAGGGCGGCCAGCTTGCCGATCATGGAACTATCTCCGTGGCCGGCGGCTACCTGGAGGTTAACGATGTCCAGATGCCGATCAAGGGCTTGTTCGTGCACCGCGCCTCGTTGACCGAGGGAAGCGTCGCAATCGACGACGCCGTCTTCTCGCAGATTGACGTGGATCGTCGCGAGCAGATTGCCCGCGCTCATACCTCGACGCACATGGTGCATGAGGTTCTGCGCGAGGTGCTCGGACGCGAGGCCACCCAGGCAGGTTCGGAGAACGCTCCTTCGCGCATGCGTTTCGATTTCCGCCACGGCTCCCAGGTTTCGGCTTCGGAGCTCGGTGCTATCGAGGCTGAGGTCAACTCCAAGCTTCAGGACAACCTCGCGGTGACCGATCAGATCATGGGGCTCGACGAGGCGAAGGCCCTCGGCGCCACTGCGCTGTTCGGTGAAAAGTACGGCAAAGAAGTGCGCGTGGTCTCCATCGGAGGCGACTGGTCGCGCGAGCTGTGCGCGGGAACGCACGTGGGGGACACGGGCGAAATCGGCCTCGTGTCGATTCTCGGCGAATCCTCGATCGGCTCCGGCGTTCGCCGCGTGGAGGCGCTTGTGGGCCGTGGCGCGTACGCCGAAGGTGCGAAGGAGCGCGCGCTCGTCTCGCAGCTGACGTCCATGACTCGTGTTCGTGCAGAGGAGCTTCCCGAGCACATCGATGCCCTCATCGCCAAGCTTCGCAAGGCGGAGAAGGATCTCGAGACGTTGCGCACCGAAAGGCTTGCCTCCAACCTCGATGGCCTGCTCGCGGCACGCCAAGACAAGAATGGCATCGCCGTGGTCGCCCACGATTTTGGTCAGGATGCCGATTCCAACCAGGTCCGTCAGCTCGCCACCCAGTTGCGTGAGCGCCTGGGGCAAGCTCCGGGCGTCGTGGCCTTGACCGCGGTTGCCAAGGGGCGGCCCTCGATCGTCATCGCCACGAACGAGGCCGCACGGGAGCGCGGCGCGAAGGCCGGCAAGCTCGTCTCCATCGCCGCCAAGATCCTCGGCGGCGGAGGCGGCGGCAAGGACGACATGGCTCAGGGCGGCGGCCAGGATCCCGCGAAGATTCGCGAGGCTCTGGATGCAGTCGTCGCACAGATCGGCTAA
- a CDS encoding DUF948 domain-containing protein, translated as MAEITLGQIAGLLAAIGFLVLVYFSIKPLRKVSGVLDRLTESLRELTEHTLPAIDEAAQTVAQANLQVKKLDAITDAATRASEDISAMTTLVTSTVGAPFLAARRGAEKVKDVFGASKS; from the coding sequence ATGGCAGAAATTACTCTTGGGCAAATTGCAGGTCTCCTCGCCGCGATCGGCTTCCTCGTGCTCGTTTACTTCTCGATTAAGCCGTTGCGCAAGGTCTCCGGCGTACTCGACAGGCTGACCGAGTCATTGCGCGAACTGACCGAACACACGCTTCCGGCTATTGATGAGGCGGCACAGACCGTCGCTCAGGCCAATCTTCAGGTCAAGAAGCTCGATGCCATCACCGACGCGGCCACACGTGCAAGTGAGGACATCTCGGCCATGACCACGCTCGTGACGTCAACCGTTGGCGCGCCTTTCCTTGCCGCCCGTCGAGGTGCCGAGAAGGTTAAGGACGTCTTTGGGGCGTCCAAGTCCTAG
- the rpsD gene encoding 30S ribosomal protein S4 yields the protein MATNRSRKSVRQSRALGIALTPKAERLMQRRPYRPGEHGRGRVKESDYSIRLKEKQRLRAQYGIREAQLRKVWDEARKMEGMSGENLIELLEMRIDALVLRAGFARTIAQARQVVVHRHVMVDGKIVDRPSFRVKPGQVLQIKPRSQASAQFMVAAQGQHADVLPAVPDYLSVDLTKLRAELVRRPKRAEVPVTCEVQLVVEHYSR from the coding sequence ATGGCAACAAACCGTTCCCGTAAGTCGGTGCGCCAGTCACGCGCCCTCGGTATTGCTCTGACCCCGAAGGCTGAGCGCCTCATGCAGCGCCGCCCCTACCGCCCTGGCGAGCACGGCCGTGGCCGCGTCAAGGAATCCGATTACTCGATTCGTCTGAAGGAGAAGCAGCGTCTGCGCGCCCAGTACGGCATCCGCGAGGCTCAGCTGCGCAAGGTCTGGGACGAGGCTCGCAAGATGGAAGGCATGTCCGGCGAGAACCTCATCGAGCTGCTCGAAATGCGTATCGACGCCCTCGTTCTTCGCGCCGGCTTCGCCCGCACGATCGCCCAGGCTCGTCAGGTCGTCGTTCACCGTCACGTCATGGTCGATGGCAAGATCGTCGATCGCCCGTCCTTCCGCGTCAAGCCCGGCCAGGTCCTTCAGATCAAGCCGCGCTCGCAGGCTTCGGCACAGTTCATGGTTGCCGCCCAGGGCCAGCACGCTGACGTCCTTCCGGCCGTTCCGGACTATCTGTCTGTTGATCTGACCAAGCTCCGCGCCGAGCTCGTGCGCCGCCCCAAGCGCGCCGAGGTTCCGGTGACCTGCGAAGTTCAGCTGGTCGTCGAGCACTACTCGCGCTAA
- a CDS encoding replication-associated recombination protein A yields MDLFDSQGFDDAGTPVDTSAPLAVRMRPRSIDEVLGQGHLLREGQPLRRLIEPGGGAPSSVFLWGPPGIGKTTLAYLVARQGNRRFVEISAVSAGVKELRAVINDARGHLVTYGQETVLFIDEVHRFSKTQQDALLPAVENGWVILIAATTENPSFSVISPLLSRSLLLTLHPLSDADIEALVRRALEDERGYGGGVTASEEAIGEIVRLAGNDGRRSLTILEAAVTSDFLTLEDVEAAVDVYAVRYDRDGDQHYDVISAFIKSIRGSDVDAAIHYLARMLEAGEDPRFVARRLMISAAEDVGMADPSALQTATAAAQAVALVGMPEARIILAEAVVHLATAPKSNRAYLAINKAIADVRAGKIGAVPVHLRDQSLKSSRIAADSTGKNKPYDYPHDSPAGVVEQQYLPDELVGTVYYEPLERGYEANVTSRMARVQAILRGH; encoded by the coding sequence ATGGATCTGTTCGACTCCCAAGGCTTTGACGACGCCGGCACGCCCGTGGATACGTCGGCGCCCCTTGCCGTGCGAATGCGCCCACGGTCGATCGATGAAGTGCTCGGGCAAGGGCACCTGTTACGCGAGGGCCAACCACTGCGACGCCTCATTGAGCCTGGTGGTGGCGCGCCGTCCTCCGTGTTCCTGTGGGGGCCTCCAGGCATCGGAAAGACGACCCTGGCCTACCTAGTGGCCCGCCAAGGCAACCGGCGCTTCGTTGAGATCTCCGCCGTCTCCGCCGGCGTGAAGGAACTGCGCGCCGTCATCAATGATGCCCGCGGCCACCTGGTCACCTACGGGCAAGAGACCGTTCTTTTTATTGACGAGGTTCACCGGTTTTCCAAGACCCAGCAGGATGCGCTGTTGCCTGCGGTTGAAAATGGCTGGGTGATACTCATCGCGGCGACGACTGAAAACCCCTCTTTTTCGGTCATCTCCCCGTTGCTGTCGCGCTCGCTTCTGCTCACGCTCCATCCTTTGTCCGACGCCGATATCGAGGCACTGGTGCGGCGCGCGTTGGAAGACGAGCGTGGGTACGGCGGGGGCGTCACGGCGAGCGAGGAAGCGATAGGCGAGATTGTTCGGCTGGCGGGCAATGACGGGCGGCGTTCGCTGACGATTCTTGAGGCTGCGGTGACCAGCGATTTTCTCACGCTCGAGGACGTCGAGGCCGCGGTGGACGTCTATGCCGTGCGTTACGATCGCGATGGGGACCAGCATTATGACGTGATCTCGGCCTTCATCAAGTCCATCCGCGGATCGGACGTGGACGCGGCCATCCACTACCTGGCTCGTATGCTCGAGGCGGGGGAGGACCCGCGGTTCGTGGCACGGCGGCTCATGATTTCCGCCGCGGAGGACGTGGGCATGGCCGATCCGTCGGCGCTCCAAACGGCAACCGCGGCCGCCCAGGCTGTTGCCCTCGTGGGAATGCCGGAGGCACGGATCATCTTGGCGGAGGCTGTGGTGCACCTTGCCACCGCGCCCAAGTCCAATCGGGCCTACCTGGCCATCAACAAGGCGATAGCGGACGTGCGCGCGGGAAAGATTGGCGCGGTGCCGGTTCATTTGCGCGATCAGTCGCTCAAATCCTCCCGCATCGCCGCCGATTCGACCGGTAAGAACAAGCCCTACGATTACCCTCACGATTCGCCCGCAGGCGTGGTGGAGCAGCAATATCTGCCCGATGAGCTGGTGGGGACCGTCTACTACGAGCCTCTCGAGCGCGGGTACGAGGCCAATGTCACGTCGAGGATGGCCCGGGTGCAGGCGATTCTTCGGGGGCATTGA